Proteins encoded within one genomic window of Bradyrhizobium sp. 186:
- a CDS encoding ABC transporter permease, with protein sequence MTVARVLPATLVGLILMFLALPIVVVMVVSFSSATYLTFPPPAFGLRWYSVYFASDDWLRSTWLSLWVAASVVVLATLLGTLAALGIARLPKALRVLASALILSPLIVPVIVVAIGIYYAFARYGLVGTPAGLIFAHTCLAVPFVVTSVNASLAGIDPRLEQAALSLGATPTGTFFQITLPLIRPGVLVGALFAFITSFDELVVALFISGSGAVTLPRRMWDDLLYQIEPTIAAVSTLTIVLTVVLMGCAHLLGKRAAA encoded by the coding sequence ATGACAGTCGCCCGAGTGCTGCCGGCGACGCTCGTAGGCCTCATCCTCATGTTCCTCGCCTTGCCCATCGTCGTCGTGATGGTGGTCTCGTTTTCTTCGGCGACCTACCTGACGTTTCCACCGCCGGCCTTCGGGTTGCGCTGGTACAGCGTCTATTTCGCCAGCGACGATTGGTTGCGCTCGACCTGGCTCAGCCTCTGGGTCGCAGCCTCCGTGGTCGTGCTGGCGACGCTACTCGGTACGCTGGCAGCGCTTGGCATCGCCCGCCTGCCCAAAGCACTCCGCGTTCTGGCCTCTGCGCTGATCCTGTCGCCGTTGATCGTGCCGGTGATCGTCGTGGCCATCGGCATCTACTACGCCTTCGCCCGTTACGGCTTGGTCGGCACGCCGGCCGGCCTGATCTTCGCCCATACCTGTCTTGCGGTGCCCTTCGTCGTCACCAGCGTGAACGCCAGCCTCGCGGGCATCGACCCCCGCCTGGAGCAGGCGGCGCTTAGCCTCGGCGCTACACCCACCGGCACTTTTTTCCAGATCACGCTGCCACTGATCCGCCCCGGCGTTCTGGTCGGCGCCCTGTTCGCCTTCATCACATCGTTCGATGAGCTGGTCGTTGCGCTGTTCATATCCGGCTCCGGCGCGGTCACGCTGCCGCGCCGCATGTGGGACGATTTGCTCTATCAGATCGAGCCAACCATCGCAGCGGTCTCAACCCTGACCATCGTGCTGACGGTCGTGTTGATGGGCTGCGCCCACCTCCTTGGAAAACGAGCGGCCGCTTGA
- a CDS encoding LysR substrate-binding domain-containing protein — protein MQMRKIGISRRILVANAALLKEHGTPKAANDLSRLPILDATETLGPRTWELSGPRGQKASIAVEPKVSAGDFAILIEAAQAGIGVALLPELQCQEALRDGQLIRILPEWSAKDGIIHLVFPSRRGMLPGVRATIDFLAAALKAQV, from the coding sequence ATGCAAATGCGCAAGATCGGAATCAGCCGGAGGATTCTCGTCGCGAACGCCGCCCTCCTGAAGGAACATGGAACGCCCAAAGCGGCGAACGATCTTTCGCGGCTGCCGATTCTCGATGCGACCGAAACGCTAGGTCCGCGGACATGGGAGCTTTCAGGGCCCCGGGGGCAAAAGGCCTCGATCGCGGTTGAGCCGAAGGTCTCGGCCGGCGACTTTGCCATTCTCATTGAAGCGGCCCAGGCCGGGATCGGCGTAGCCCTGCTGCCCGAACTTCAATGTCAAGAAGCCCTGCGCGATGGACAGCTGATCCGCATTCTGCCGGAGTGGAGCGCCAAGGACGGCATCATCCATCTCGTCTTTCCCTCCCGGCGCGGCATGTTACCCGGCGTTCGCGCCACGATCGATTTTCTGGCCGCCGCGCTGAAGGCGCAGGTCTAG
- a CDS encoding HlyD family efflux transporter periplasmic adaptor subunit, protein MHKARLAAMVAIQLALVAGVLITSARRSGSPPAIVGVVRTTEVRVEPEVSGQLQSIAVEKGAYVRAGDILARLSAVELTAQADQARAALASVTANRNNVYAGVRREQVDSLKAAIAKASARLDFVQAQLTRTSTLARQSFESQQSLDQAENDVASARADVAEAQANYEAAVAGPTREERAIADAQVQAAAAAVTVLERRLDKMVLRAPADGVVSVIAAEVGENVRAGQPILMVEAAGRQWLSFNVREDHLNRLSMGETANVMQNGADVATKAVITELRPLGVFATWQAERVIGDHDRNTLRLRLDPKGELVGLEPGMTVWIDH, encoded by the coding sequence ATGCACAAGGCTAGGCTTGCCGCCATGGTTGCGATCCAGCTCGCGCTCGTCGCGGGCGTCCTGATCACCTCCGCGCGTCGTTCCGGATCGCCGCCTGCAATCGTCGGTGTCGTGCGCACGACCGAAGTCAGGGTCGAGCCGGAGGTGAGCGGCCAACTCCAGTCGATTGCGGTCGAGAAAGGCGCTTACGTGCGCGCTGGCGATATTCTGGCGCGGCTCTCCGCGGTGGAACTGACGGCGCAGGCGGACCAGGCGCGGGCTGCGCTCGCATCAGTGACCGCCAACCGCAACAACGTCTATGCCGGCGTCCGTCGCGAACAGGTCGACTCACTGAAAGCCGCCATCGCCAAAGCCAGCGCCCGCCTCGACTTTGTGCAGGCCCAGCTCACCAGGACCAGCACGCTGGCGCGCCAGAGCTTTGAATCCCAGCAGTCGCTCGACCAGGCCGAGAACGACGTTGCAAGCGCACGTGCCGACGTGGCGGAGGCCCAGGCCAATTACGAGGCGGCCGTGGCGGGACCGACCCGGGAGGAACGCGCGATCGCCGACGCGCAGGTGCAGGCCGCGGCCGCCGCGGTCACCGTGCTCGAGCGCCGCCTCGACAAGATGGTGTTGCGTGCGCCGGCCGACGGCGTGGTCAGCGTCATCGCCGCCGAGGTCGGCGAAAATGTTCGCGCGGGCCAACCGATCCTGATGGTCGAGGCGGCGGGCAGGCAATGGCTCTCGTTCAACGTGCGCGAGGATCATCTCAATCGTCTCTCGATGGGAGAAACAGCGAATGTGATGCAGAACGGCGCCGATGTCGCGACGAAGGCGGTCATCACCGAACTGCGACCGCTCGGCGTGTTTGCCACCTGGCAGGCCGAGCGGGTGATTGGCGATCATGACCGCAACACGCTTCGCCTGCGCCTCGACCCAAAGGGAGAGTTAGTAGGCCTTGAGCCGGGCATGACCGTCTGGATCGACCACTAA